A genomic stretch from Apis cerana isolate GH-2021 linkage group LG7, AcerK_1.0, whole genome shotgun sequence includes:
- the LOC108002520 gene encoding uncharacterized protein LOC108002520 — translation MFSSKNNVKSTLLCGPQELNKSFMFETAIYWAEEGRRVIYITPTPLERLPATCHDKCNPAPAVFKLMRFMYLENYESLIERMIELHTFASLPSVLLIDDFDAYINDYKETEISQDLHIARICSLILDTMNSCARILKINVYICAWSFSGINDICTYTIYFINIWNVMNEEENNTIFLQKYLQKTFTEQCPSYRYCKLEDGTRVLKQILYESMIFDRN, via the exons atgttttcatcaaaaaataatgtgaAATCAACATTACTTTGTGGACCTcaggaattaaataaatcttttatgtttgag ACAGCCATTTATTGGGCCGAGGAAGGACGCCGCGTTATTTACATTACACCAACACCATTGGAGAGATTACCGGCAACTTGTCATGATAAATGTAATCCAGCACCCGCGGTTTTCAAGCTTATGAGATTTAT gTATTTGGAGAACTATGAATCTCTTATAGAACGAATGATTGAGTTGCATACCTTTGCCAGTTTACCATCTGTTCTTTTAATCGACGACTTTGATGCCTATATCAATGATTATAAAGAAACCGAAATATCACAAGATCTTCATATTGCCAGAATATGTTCCTTGATTCTTGATACGATGAATTCTTGCGCACGAATTCTAAAGATCAAT GTATATATATGCGCCTGGTCTTTTTCtggaataaatgatatttgtacatatacaatatacttTATCAATATTTGGAATGTGatgaatgaagaagaaaataataccatatttttacaaaaatatttacagaaaaCTTTTACAGAACAATGTCCATCATATAGATATTGCAAACTTGAAGATGGAACGAgagtattaaaacaaattctataCGAATCTATGatttttgatagaaattaa